The Tistrella bauzanensis genome window below encodes:
- a CDS encoding enoyl-CoA hydratase/isomerase family protein — MDTGHAVQLRAGPRPGIIRLWLQRRDRPANLVDDLMIDDLCRAIDALEAMPDLAGVLLQSGGRDFLAGADLTRLDALRDPARSRGFSTAFHAATRRLERLNAPVVALIAGACMGGGFELALAADARVAVAGRFAIGCPEAAIGTMPGGGGTQRLPRLIGRLPALAMLALGRTLDPDAAWDTGILDAPPFADIAAAEAAACQIIQAIHAGDPSVLRRPLSDEQPSGAGATAEEAGILTWARALRHRRPGVLATCAAVLDGQSLDLDAALALEAGRFAALMAQPEPHRLVAGGFLAGRALARGIGWPAQPVPAPAAPRVHAGDGCAAVGISGDDGAEPAKDGDVTLVVLAPAGPVSGPVVPAACPDGAMGVVVHGPVVKGQAGREPGRRRIAEVLIPADAMPGAVIAAMDRLRKSGFGTAAVPAAAGSVICRLAGAGQAGLAALIADGWPPDRLHRALARAGFGWPLVPDALEGLADRAADGDDDRAAGVVAAAMRRAAADLVAAGVAPAAIDVLATQGAGWPAHLEPLSHPVVDERSGPS, encoded by the coding sequence ATGGATACCGGTCACGCCGTGCAGCTTCGCGCCGGACCGCGCCCGGGTATCATCCGGCTGTGGCTGCAGCGCCGGGATCGCCCGGCCAATCTGGTCGACGACCTGATGATCGACGACCTGTGCCGGGCGATCGATGCCCTTGAGGCCATGCCGGACCTGGCGGGCGTGCTGCTGCAATCGGGCGGGCGGGATTTCCTGGCCGGTGCCGATCTCACCCGGCTCGATGCGCTGCGCGATCCCGCGCGCAGCCGCGGCTTCTCGACCGCATTTCATGCAGCGACGCGGCGGCTGGAACGCCTGAATGCGCCGGTGGTGGCGCTGATCGCGGGTGCCTGCATGGGCGGCGGGTTCGAACTGGCGCTGGCGGCCGATGCGCGGGTGGCCGTGGCTGGCCGCTTCGCCATCGGCTGTCCGGAAGCCGCGATCGGCACGATGCCCGGCGGCGGCGGCACGCAGCGCCTGCCGCGCCTGATCGGCCGGCTTCCGGCGCTGGCGATGCTGGCCCTGGGCCGCACGCTCGATCCCGACGCGGCCTGGGACACCGGTATCCTCGATGCGCCACCCTTTGCCGATATCGCCGCAGCCGAGGCGGCGGCATGCCAGATCATCCAGGCGATCCATGCCGGCGACCCGTCGGTGCTCCGCCGCCCGTTGAGCGACGAACAGCCATCCGGCGCCGGAGCGACGGCAGAGGAGGCGGGGATCCTGACCTGGGCACGCGCACTGCGCCATCGCCGGCCGGGTGTCCTCGCCACCTGTGCCGCCGTGCTGGATGGCCAGTCCCTCGATCTCGATGCGGCGCTGGCCCTTGAAGCCGGGCGCTTTGCCGCGCTGATGGCACAGCCTGAGCCGCATCGGCTGGTGGCGGGCGGATTCCTGGCGGGGCGTGCCCTGGCGCGGGGAATCGGGTGGCCAGCGCAGCCGGTGCCGGCACCGGCTGCGCCGCGCGTTCATGCCGGTGATGGCTGCGCGGCGGTGGGGATCTCCGGCGATGACGGCGCGGAACCTGCCAAGGACGGCGATGTGACGCTCGTGGTGCTGGCGCCTGCTGGCCCGGTTTCTGGCCCGGTGGTGCCGGCAGCGTGCCCTGATGGAGCCATGGGGGTGGTGGTGCATGGCCCGGTCGTAAAAGGCCAGGCCGGGCGGGAGCCGGGGCGGCGGCGGATCGCCGAAGTGCTGATACCGGCGGATGCCATGCCAGGGGCGGTCATCGCCGCCATGGACCGGCTGCGCAAGTCCGGCTTCGGAACGGCCGCCGTACCGGCGGCGGCAGGATCGGTGATCTGTCGGCTTGCCGGTGCCGGGCAGGCCGGTCTTGCGGCGTTGATCGCGGATGGATGGCCGCCGGACCGTCTTCACCGCGCGCTGGCGCGGGCAGGCTTTGGCTGGCCGCTGGTTCCCGACGCGCTGGAAGGGCTGGCGGACCGGGCGGCGGACGGGGATGATGATCGCGCGGCCGGCGTGGTGGCGGCAGCCATGCGCCGTGCGGCAGCCGATCTGGTCGCGGCTGGGGTCGCACCGGCGGCGATCGACGTGTTGGCGACGCAGGGCGCCGGATGGCCCGCCCATCTGGAACCGCTGTCCCATCCGGTGGTTGATGAGCGGTCCGGCCCATCTTGA
- a CDS encoding SCP2 sterol-binding domain-containing protein: MSTDDLVRRMQDKATKGGDLGATVKFVLEDGVIFVDGRSSPAEVSDADRDADCTIRCSAETLDRLMTGDLSATMAFMTGKIKVEGDMTVAMKLSAIL; the protein is encoded by the coding sequence ATGTCGACCGATGATCTGGTGCGCCGGATGCAGGACAAGGCAACCAAGGGCGGTGACCTTGGCGCTACGGTCAAATTCGTGCTGGAGGACGGGGTGATCTTCGTCGATGGCCGGTCGAGCCCGGCCGAGGTGTCGGATGCCGACCGCGATGCCGATTGCACCATCCGCTGTTCCGCCGAAACCCTGGACCGCCTGATGACCGGCGACTTGTCCGCGACCATGGCCTTCATGACCGGCAAGATCAAGGTCGAGGGCGACATGACGGTTGCGATGAAGCTGTCGGCGATCCTCTGA
- a CDS encoding 3-(methylthio)propionyl-CoA ligase → MRGQMMDTPLLIAPLIETAAKFHGDVEIVSRTCEGPIHRYTYADAYSRVQQLTNALASRFGIGMGDRVGTLAWNGYRHFEAYFAVSGSGAVLHTINPRLFLEQIEYIINHAEDRVILVDLTFVPILEKLAGKMPTVEAVVILTDRANMPETTLVNAICYEELIADQPASFEFPRFDENTASSLCYTSGTTGNPKGVLYSHRSNVLHSYGICMADSLAVSATDAVLPVVPMFHVNAWGLPYACPMVGAKLVFPGPRLDGPGLAELIEMERPTILAGVPTVWLALLNHLDEIGVKMEGVRIAVVGGSAAPEAMIRKFQEKHGTFLLHAWGMTETSPVGTTCTFKAKHLGLSQEAKYKLQTKIGKAVYGIDMRITDSDGNNLPHDGVAFGHLKVRGPWVLKTYFRREDETILDDDGWFDTGDIATIDADGYAQIVDRSKDVIKSGGEWISSIDLENAAVGHPDVKEAAVIGVAHDKWQERPLLLVIPREGATLDKQGMLDYLETQVVKWWLPDDVIFVDELPHTATGKLLKMKLREAYGDWLTKKTD, encoded by the coding sequence ATGCGCGGCCAGATGATGGACACGCCGCTTCTGATCGCACCGCTGATCGAAACGGCCGCCAAGTTTCACGGCGATGTCGAAATCGTGTCGCGGACCTGCGAGGGGCCGATCCACCGCTATACCTATGCGGATGCGTACAGCCGCGTTCAGCAGCTCACCAACGCCCTCGCCTCGCGCTTCGGCATCGGCATGGGCGACCGGGTCGGCACGCTTGCCTGGAACGGCTATCGGCATTTCGAGGCCTATTTCGCGGTGTCGGGCTCGGGCGCGGTTCTGCACACGATCAATCCACGCCTGTTCCTTGAACAGATCGAGTACATCATCAATCACGCCGAAGACCGCGTGATCCTGGTGGACCTGACTTTCGTTCCGATTCTGGAAAAACTGGCCGGCAAGATGCCGACCGTGGAAGCCGTGGTCATCCTGACCGACCGGGCGAACATGCCCGAGACGACGCTGGTCAACGCGATCTGCTATGAAGAGCTGATCGCCGACCAGCCCGCCAGCTTCGAGTTCCCCCGGTTCGACGAGAACACCGCCTCATCGCTGTGCTATACCTCGGGCACCACGGGCAACCCCAAGGGCGTGCTGTATTCGCACCGCTCCAACGTGCTGCATTCCTATGGCATCTGCATGGCCGACAGCCTGGCCGTGTCGGCCACCGACGCCGTGCTGCCGGTGGTGCCGATGTTCCATGTGAACGCCTGGGGCCTGCCTTATGCCTGCCCGATGGTCGGCGCCAAGCTGGTGTTCCCCGGCCCGCGCCTGGATGGTCCGGGGCTGGCCGAGCTGATCGAGATGGAACGCCCGACGATTCTGGCCGGCGTGCCCACGGTGTGGCTGGCGCTGCTGAACCATCTGGACGAGATCGGCGTCAAGATGGAAGGCGTGCGCATCGCCGTGGTCGGCGGCTCGGCCGCGCCGGAAGCGATGATCCGCAAGTTCCAGGAAAAGCACGGCACCTTCCTGCTGCATGCCTGGGGCATGACCGAGACGAGCCCGGTCGGCACCACCTGCACCTTCAAGGCCAAGCATCTGGGCTTGAGCCAGGAGGCAAAGTACAAGCTTCAGACCAAGATCGGCAAGGCGGTCTATGGCATCGACATGCGGATCACCGACAGCGACGGCAACAACCTGCCGCATGACGGCGTGGCATTCGGCCATCTGAAGGTCCGCGGCCCCTGGGTGCTGAAGACCTATTTCCGCCGCGAGGACGAGACGATCCTGGACGATGACGGCTGGTTCGACACCGGCGACATCGCCACCATCGATGCCGACGGCTATGCCCAGATCGTCGACCGGTCAAAGGACGTGATCAAGTCGGGTGGCGAATGGATCAGCTCGATCGACCTTGAAAACGCCGCCGTCGGCCATCCGGACGTCAAGGAAGCCGCGGTCATCGGCGTCGCCCATGACAAATGGCAGGAACGCCCGCTGCTGCTGGTGATCCCGCGCGAGGGTGCCACGCTCGACAAGCAGGGCATGCTCGACTATCTGGAAACCCAGGTGGTGAAATGGTGGCTGCCCGATGACGTGATCTTCGTCGACGAGCTGCCGCACACCGCCACCGGCAAGCTGCTGAAGATGAAGCTGCGCGAAGCCTATGGCGACTGGCTGACCAAAAAGACTGATTGA
- a CDS encoding protein-L-isoaspartate O-methyltransferase family protein, producing the protein MHDYSDARRNMVLTQLLPNRVTDDRVLDAMGTVPRERFVPVSHRAVAYVDEDVAIGYGRFLMEPMLFARLLQAADIRSHEAVLDIGCGAGYSAAVLARLASAVVAVEEQTELAEQAGELIEQLGVQNAAVITGPLAEGYAAQAPYDVIVVEGALEVEPKALLDQLADGGRLVAVMNDKGRVGHATLFTNYAGAIARRTLFDAATPVLSAFRKTVGFVF; encoded by the coding sequence ATGCACGACTATAGCGATGCCCGCCGTAACATGGTGCTGACCCAGCTCCTCCCGAACAGGGTCACCGATGACCGTGTGCTCGATGCCATGGGCACCGTGCCGCGGGAGCGGTTCGTGCCTGTCAGCCACCGCGCCGTCGCCTATGTCGACGAGGATGTGGCCATTGGCTATGGCCGGTTCCTGATGGAGCCGATGCTGTTTGCGCGTCTGCTTCAGGCGGCCGATATCCGGTCCCACGAAGCCGTGCTCGATATCGGCTGCGGTGCCGGCTATTCGGCGGCGGTTCTGGCGCGACTGGCGTCGGCCGTGGTCGCGGTCGAGGAACAGACCGAACTGGCCGAACAGGCAGGCGAGTTGATCGAGCAACTGGGCGTTCAGAACGCTGCCGTGATCACCGGCCCGCTGGCCGAGGGTTATGCCGCCCAGGCACCCTATGACGTGATCGTCGTCGAGGGTGCGCTTGAGGTGGAACCCAAGGCGCTGCTCGACCAACTGGCCGATGGCGGCCGTCTGGTCGCGGTCATGAACGACAAGGGCCGCGTCGGCCATGCGACCCTGTTCACCAATTATGCGGGGGCGATCGCGCGGCGGACATTGTTCGACGCGGCGACGCCGGTCCTGTCGGCCTTCCGCAAGACGGTCGGCTTCGTTTTCTAG
- a CDS encoding TolC family outer membrane protein → MRRSILAAVLAAGTMLATPLAAMAETLQDALVASYVTNPRIDAARAQLRAVDENVPTALAGRRPQAQVQGSAGRAGTSAGDSKTYGTDPRSVTLQVTQPVWTGGRVDAQLGQAEAQVMATREQVRSIEQDVLREAATAYGDVYRDRSVVELNVNNIKVLERQLQATRDRFEVGEVTRTDVAQAEARLALAQADLTRARGALASSEATYMRVVGQAPEALEVPRAFPDLPMSRPDAIARARDDNPSVRSARFTVEVAEQQVQSAQATRMPQVSLVGSHQRERDSSYALDRTEDSRVVAQLTVPLYQGGSEFSGIRQAKETRAQRRGELMTAERQAVEGATAAWETLQSARASIVSIDAAVRAADIALEGVREEAAVGARTTLDVLDAEQELFQARVNLVGAQRDVIVAGFQLAAAIGALDIAAVSATTPVYDPQDNYRKVRDAWWGTGD, encoded by the coding sequence GTGAGACGATCGATACTTGCAGCGGTGCTCGCTGCCGGCACGATGCTGGCCACGCCGTTGGCTGCCATGGCGGAAACGCTTCAGGATGCGCTGGTCGCGTCCTATGTCACCAATCCCCGGATCGATGCGGCGCGCGCCCAGTTGCGGGCGGTTGACGAGAACGTGCCCACCGCCCTGGCTGGTCGCCGGCCGCAGGCGCAGGTGCAGGGCAGCGCCGGCCGTGCCGGGACGTCGGCGGGGGACAGCAAGACTTACGGCACGGATCCCCGATCCGTCACCCTCCAGGTCACGCAGCCGGTGTGGACCGGTGGCCGGGTCGATGCTCAGCTCGGTCAGGCCGAGGCACAGGTGATGGCAACGCGGGAGCAGGTCCGCAGCATTGAGCAGGACGTGCTGCGCGAGGCGGCGACCGCCTATGGCGACGTCTATCGCGACCGGTCTGTAGTTGAGCTGAATGTCAATAACATCAAGGTTCTGGAGCGGCAACTTCAGGCGACGCGCGATCGTTTCGAGGTGGGCGAGGTGACCCGCACCGATGTGGCGCAGGCCGAGGCGCGACTGGCGTTGGCCCAGGCCGATCTGACCCGCGCGCGCGGCGCACTGGCCAGTTCCGAGGCAACCTATATGCGGGTCGTGGGGCAGGCGCCCGAGGCGCTCGAAGTCCCGCGCGCCTTTCCCGACCTGCCGATGTCGCGTCCCGATGCCATTGCGCGGGCGCGCGATGACAATCCATCGGTGCGCTCGGCCCGCTTCACGGTCGAGGTGGCCGAGCAGCAGGTGCAGTCGGCCCAGGCGACCCGCATGCCGCAGGTCTCTCTGGTCGGCAGCCATCAGCGCGAGCGCGACAGTTCCTATGCGCTCGACCGCACCGAGGACAGCCGGGTCGTGGCCCAGCTGACCGTCCCGCTCTATCAGGGCGGCAGCGAGTTTTCCGGCATCCGTCAGGCCAAGGAGACCCGTGCCCAGCGGCGCGGCGAGTTGATGACCGCCGAGCGCCAGGCCGTCGAGGGCGCCACCGCCGCCTGGGAGACGCTGCAATCGGCGCGGGCGTCGATCGTATCGATCGACGCCGCCGTGCGCGCGGCCGACATCGCCCTGGAAGGTGTGCGTGAAGAGGCAGCCGTCGGCGCCCGCACCACGCTGGATGTGCTGGATGCCGAACAGGAGCTGTTTCAGGCCCGGGTCAATCTGGTCGGCGCCCAGCGCGACGTGATCGTTGCCGGCTTCCAGCTGGCGGCGGCGATCGGCGCCCTTGACATCGCCGCGGTGTCGGCGACCACGCCGGTCTATGACCCGCAGGACAACTACCGCAAAGTTCGCGACGCCTGGTGGGGCACCGGCGACTGA
- a CDS encoding DUF2497 domain-containing protein: MTDRTQNQEPSMEEILASIRRIIAEEDGEEGGAAAQAAPAAAPARRDDREDVLDLIDVVEPDPFDDPAPEPEPDPGDDMAADDDFDDDFARGPSFAASADDDMFDDEPKPKPKPASAKPAAAPAAEDPWDMLNDADDEAAFDDPEPEPQPVPEPRPAPRPQPAAAPSGEGLMSQAASAATVAAFASLGQALVGGGGDQRRPEAAFGGRTLEDLVADILRPLLKDWLDHNLPPMVEQLVREEIQRLVERSLRP; this comes from the coding sequence ATGACCGACAGGACTCAGAACCAGGAACCGTCGATGGAGGAAATTCTCGCCTCCATCCGGCGTATCATCGCCGAAGAAGACGGTGAGGAGGGTGGCGCGGCGGCACAAGCCGCACCGGCGGCCGCACCCGCACGCCGGGATGACCGTGAGGATGTGCTCGACCTGATCGATGTGGTCGAGCCCGATCCCTTCGATGATCCGGCGCCTGAGCCGGAACCGGACCCGGGCGATGACATGGCCGCGGATGACGACTTCGACGACGACTTCGCGCGCGGTCCCAGCTTCGCTGCCAGTGCGGATGACGACATGTTCGATGACGAGCCCAAGCCCAAGCCCAAGCCTGCGTCCGCCAAGCCGGCGGCGGCACCTGCGGCCGAGGATCCATGGGATATGCTGAATGACGCCGATGACGAGGCGGCATTCGACGATCCGGAGCCCGAACCACAGCCCGTCCCTGAACCCCGGCCCGCACCCCGGCCGCAGCCGGCGGCAGCCCCGTCGGGCGAGGGCCTGATGTCGCAGGCGGCAAGTGCCGCGACGGTCGCGGCCTTCGCCAGCCTGGGGCAGGCTCTGGTGGGCGGCGGCGGCGATCAGCGCCGGCCTGAAGCGGCCTTCGGCGGCCGCACGCTTGAGGATCTGGTGGCCGATATCCTGCGGCCGCTGCTGAAGGACTGGCTGGACCACAACCTGCCGCCGATGGTCGAACAACTGGTCCGCGAGGAAATCCAGCGGCTGGTAGAACGCTCGCTGCGCCCGTGA
- a CDS encoding valine--tRNA ligase produces the protein MLDKTFRPQDTEAEIYEGWRRSGAFQADTQADGAPFTIMMPPPNVTGSLHIGHALTMTIQDALTRYRRMTGRDALWQPGTDHAGIATQMVVERQLAEQGITRNDVGRDGLIERIWAWKEQSGGRILDQLTRLGASADWPRERFTMDPAFSDAVRKVFVTLHKQGLIYRDKRLVNWDPKLKTAISDLEVEPREVKGHYWHLRYPLADGSGRHIVVATTRPETMLGDTAVAVHPTDERYTDLIGCEVLLPLTGRRIPIVADEYSDPEKGSGAVKITPAHDFNDFEVGRRHDLAMINVLDADGRIVTDAVIPAAYRGLDRFQARERIAADMEAAGLLEAIEPVTHTVPYGDRSGVVIEPWLTDQWYVDAPKLAGPAIEAVESGKTVFVPRQWENTYYDWMRNIQPWCVSRQIWWGHRVPAWYGPDGAVFVEETEAEARAAALAHYGEAVTLSQDTDVLDTWFSSALWPFGTLGWPEQTPELARYYPGDVLVTGFDIIFFWVARMMMMGLHFMGDVPFRTVYIHALVRDEKGQKMSKSKGNVIDPIDLIDKYGADAVRFTLLALAAQGRDVKLAEARVAGYRNFSTKLWNAARFAEMNGAESIEGFDPSAVTHVLNRWIVGETARAVAAVTEGLEAFRFNEAAQAAYRFTWDIVCDWYVELAKPVLQGGDSGAVQAETRATLAWVLDQILLLLHPMMPFMTEQLWATRPGSRVGTAINGQWPALDPKTLSDPAADAEIGWLIEVVSAVRSVRSELNVPPAARVPVLFRAASDVTRARAATHGDAIGRLARAEAVDFVEGEVAGTVETLVSGEVVLLPIASVIDVAVEAKRLDGEIARLDRDITGIDKRLDNPAFVAKAPAEVVEENRERREQAVADRAALVAALARVQAMRQA, from the coding sequence ATGCTGGACAAGACCTTCCGGCCTCAGGACACCGAGGCCGAGATCTATGAGGGCTGGCGCCGGAGCGGCGCCTTCCAGGCGGACACGCAGGCCGATGGCGCCCCCTTTACGATCATGATGCCGCCGCCGAATGTGACCGGCAGCCTTCATATCGGCCATGCGCTGACCATGACCATTCAGGATGCGCTGACCCGCTATCGGCGGATGACCGGCCGCGATGCGCTGTGGCAGCCGGGCACCGACCATGCCGGCATCGCCACTCAGATGGTCGTGGAGCGTCAACTGGCCGAGCAGGGGATCACCCGCAACGACGTCGGCCGCGACGGGCTGATCGAGCGGATCTGGGCCTGGAAGGAACAGTCCGGCGGCCGCATCCTGGATCAGTTGACCCGGCTCGGGGCCTCGGCCGACTGGCCGCGCGAGCGTTTCACCATGGACCCGGCCTTCTCGGATGCGGTGCGCAAGGTGTTCGTCACCCTGCACAAGCAGGGGCTGATCTATCGCGACAAGCGGCTGGTCAACTGGGATCCCAAGCTCAAGACCGCGATTTCCGACCTTGAGGTCGAGCCGCGTGAGGTGAAGGGCCATTACTGGCACCTGCGCTATCCACTGGCCGACGGGTCCGGCCGTCATATCGTGGTCGCGACCACCCGGCCCGAAACCATGCTGGGCGACACGGCGGTTGCGGTGCACCCCACCGACGAGCGCTATACCGACCTGATCGGCTGCGAGGTGCTGCTGCCGCTGACCGGCCGGCGGATTCCGATCGTCGCCGACGAATATTCCGACCCCGAGAAGGGATCGGGCGCGGTCAAGATCACGCCTGCCCATGACTTCAACGATTTCGAGGTCGGCAGGCGCCATGATCTGGCGATGATCAACGTGCTCGACGCCGACGGCCGGATCGTGACCGATGCGGTGATCCCCGCCGCCTATCGCGGGCTCGACCGCTTCCAGGCGCGCGAGCGGATCGCAGCCGACATGGAGGCCGCCGGTCTGCTTGAGGCGATCGAGCCGGTCACCCATACGGTGCCTTACGGCGACCGGTCGGGCGTGGTGATCGAGCCGTGGCTGACCGATCAGTGGTATGTCGATGCGCCGAAGCTGGCGGGTCCGGCGATCGAGGCGGTCGAAAGCGGCAAAACCGTCTTCGTGCCCCGGCAGTGGGAGAACACCTATTACGACTGGATGCGCAACATCCAGCCGTGGTGCGTGTCGCGCCAGATCTGGTGGGGACATCGGGTGCCGGCCTGGTACGGCCCGGACGGTGCGGTGTTCGTCGAGGAAACCGAGGCCGAAGCCCGTGCCGCGGCGCTGGCCCATTATGGCGAGGCGGTAACGCTCAGCCAGGATACCGACGTGCTCGATACCTGGTTCAGCTCGGCGCTCTGGCCGTTCGGCACGCTGGGCTGGCCCGAACAGACGCCTGAGCTTGCCCGTTATTATCCGGGTGACGTGCTGGTCACCGGCTTTGACATCATCTTCTTCTGGGTCGCCCGGATGATGATGATGGGTCTGCACTTCATGGGCGACGTGCCGTTCCGCACCGTCTATATCCATGCCCTGGTCCGTGACGAGAAGGGCCAGAAGATGTCGAAGTCGAAGGGGAACGTCATCGACCCCATCGATCTGATCGACAAATACGGCGCCGATGCGGTGCGTTTCACCCTGTTGGCCCTGGCGGCTCAGGGCCGTGACGTCAAGCTGGCCGAGGCCCGGGTCGCCGGCTATCGCAATTTCTCGACCAAGCTGTGGAATGCCGCCCGTTTCGCCGAAATGAACGGCGCCGAGAGCATTGAGGGGTTCGATCCCTCGGCCGTGACCCATGTGCTGAACCGCTGGATCGTGGGCGAGACCGCGCGCGCGGTTGCCGCGGTCACCGAGGGGTTGGAGGCGTTCCGCTTCAACGAGGCGGCGCAGGCCGCCTATCGCTTCACCTGGGATATCGTCTGCGACTGGTATGTGGAACTGGCGAAGCCGGTTCTGCAGGGCGGCGACAGTGGTGCCGTGCAGGCCGAAACCCGCGCGACGCTGGCCTGGGTGCTGGACCAGATCCTGTTGCTGCTGCACCCGATGATGCCGTTCATGACCGAGCAGCTGTGGGCGACGCGGCCCGGCAGCCGTGTTGGCACCGCGATCAACGGCCAATGGCCCGCGCTCGATCCGAAGACGCTGTCCGATCCGGCCGCCGATGCCGAAATCGGTTGGCTGATCGAGGTGGTGTCGGCCGTCCGCAGCGTGCGCTCGGAACTGAATGTGCCGCCTGCCGCCCGCGTGCCGGTGCTATTCCGGGCCGCATCGGACGTCACCCGCGCCCGTGCCGCCACCCATGGTGACGCCATCGGCCGGCTGGCCCGTGCCGAGGCGGTCGATTTCGTCGAGGGCGAGGTCGCCGGCACCGTCGAGACGCTGGTCAGCGGCGAGGTCGTGCTGCTGCCGATCGCATCGGTGATCGACGTCGCGGTCGAGGCCAAACGGCTGGACGGCGAAATCGCCAGGCTGGATCGCGATATCACCGGCATCGACAAGCGGCTGGACAATCCGGCCTTCGTCGCCAAGGCGCCGGCCGAGGTGGTGGAGGAGAATCGCGAGCGCCGGGAGCAGGCCGTGGCCGATCGTGCGGCTCTGGTTGCGGCGCTGGCACGGGTTCAGGCCATGCGCCAGGCGTGA
- a CDS encoding SMP-30/gluconolactonase/LRE family protein, whose product MPRNPLDDFTVDRTLIDTIGHDLQRPECILAEPDGTLWAADARGGVTRIAADGSQHFISQRADARFATADQTSTAALEAKFTQGTLPNGLAFARNGDILIANFGTDLLEVMSRDGMVRTLHDQIDGQPIGKVNFVLRDTKDRVWLTVSTRVNPWTTAALSRVSDGYIAVMDEHGLRVVADGFAFTNEIRFDATESWLYVVETTGPHISQMRVVETPQGVTLTDREIFGPGHLGGPPDGIAFDAYGNLWCTLIMVDRLVAITPEGDLRILLDDGDPDISRTYMAKIDQGTATVDDMMMAQGTLAPWMASVTFGGPDLRTVYLGSLRGTTIPFFRAPVAGLPMVHWHDAR is encoded by the coding sequence ATGCCCCGCAATCCCCTCGACGACTTCACGGTCGATCGTACCCTGATCGACACGATCGGCCACGATCTGCAGCGCCCCGAATGCATTCTGGCCGAACCCGACGGCACGCTGTGGGCGGCGGATGCCCGCGGCGGTGTGACGCGCATCGCCGCCGATGGCAGCCAGCACTTCATCAGCCAGCGTGCCGATGCTCGCTTCGCCACGGCCGATCAGACGTCGACAGCGGCACTGGAGGCCAAGTTCACCCAGGGCACCCTGCCCAATGGCCTCGCCTTCGCCCGCAATGGCGACATCCTGATCGCCAATTTCGGCACCGATCTGCTGGAAGTGATGTCCCGCGACGGCATGGTGCGCACGCTCCATGACCAGATCGACGGCCAGCCGATCGGCAAGGTGAATTTCGTTCTGCGCGACACGAAGGACCGCGTCTGGCTGACGGTCTCGACCCGGGTCAATCCATGGACCACGGCAGCATTGAGCCGTGTCAGCGACGGCTATATCGCGGTGATGGACGAACACGGTCTGCGGGTCGTGGCCGATGGCTTCGCCTTTACCAACGAGATCCGGTTCGATGCCACAGAGAGCTGGCTGTATGTCGTGGAAACGACCGGGCCGCATATCAGCCAGATGCGGGTGGTGGAAACCCCGCAAGGGGTGACGCTCACCGACCGCGAGATCTTCGGCCCCGGCCATCTCGGCGGACCGCCCGACGGCATCGCCTTCGACGCCTATGGCAATCTGTGGTGCACGTTGATCATGGTCGACCGTCTGGTCGCCATCACGCCCGAGGGCGATCTGCGCATCCTGCTGGATGACGGCGATCCCGACATATCGCGCACCTATATGGCAAAGATCGACCAGGGGACCGCCACGGTCGACGACATGATGATGGCGCAGGGCACCCTGGCGCCGTGGATGGCCAGCGTCACCTTCGGCGGTCCGGATCTGCGGACAGTGTATCTGGGCAGCCTGAGAGGCACCACGATCCCGTTCTTTCGCGCGCCTGTGGCGGGTCTGCCCATGGTCCATTGGCACGACGCGCGCTGA